The DNA window GCTTGGGATGCCCAATCCCTTGCTCTGGGGAGCGGCCGCAGCCCTTCTGAACTTCCTGCCTTACGTTGGTGCCCTGATCACCATCGTTCTGGTTGCAGTCATCGGGTTGATCAGCTTCGACAGTCTGTCCTACGCGCTGTTAGCCCCGGCCTTTGTACTTCTGTGCGATGTGCTGGAAGGCCAATTTGTCACGCCGACGCTCGTCGGCCGACGACTTGAGATCAACTCCGTGGCAATATTCATCGCCATCGCGTTCTGGTCTTGGCTATGGGGATTTGTTGGTGCGGTGATGGCAGTGCCTCTACTCGTCGTAATCAAGGTCTTCTGCGATCACTTTGAGGCTCTGCAGCACGTAGCAAACTTTCTGGCAGCCCAGGATAACGCGGTGCCAGCCGGAGAGAGCGCCGAACAAACAAAAGATGGGTAGGTCTCGATAGCCCTACCCATCAATCAATTTCATAGGTGTTTATTGATTGCCGCCGCCGCTTTGTTGGTCGCATCCTTGATAGTAGATTTGGCGTCGCCAACCGCCTTCTCGACCTTGCCCTTGGCTTCCTGTGCAGCGCCCTCCGCGCGAAGCCTATCGTTGCCGACGGCCTTGCCAAGCCCCTGCTTGGCGTCGCCGATCGCCTGATTGGCAATGCCGGCTGCTTTATCGCTGGTGCTTCCCATGATCGTAGCTCCTGTGGTTGAAATTCGTTGAATGAGCGTTTGGGAAACGCAGACCATGGCCGCGGGTTCCACTCCGTAGCCGCTTGCTGGTGTGCAACGGGTTCGAAGAAGGAAATCACGCACCAACTGTTGTTTGGTGGCGACAAGCGGGGACCGTTCAAAGGCACGCCGCCCCGCCCGCTAGAAGGTGCTGACAACCGTTTGTGGTCCAGAAGGCACGCGCTAGATGCGCATACCAAGCCCGGAAAGCCCCTGCGCGGAAGGGCTAGGCGGTAAGGACGCTAATATTGAGAGACCTTTATTTCTGTCTTGGGTCTTCCAGCGACTGTCCTGCGGCTACAAGATCGCCGTCGCGCTGGGCCATCACGGCGCTGAGCAATGTGCGCGCTGCGTTGCGCACCTCTTCCTGAATGCCTTTGTCCTGATCCAACTCGTCATGACTGGTCGCGTAAGGCTTCCAGTAGCCGATATAGCGATCAAGCTCGGCATTGGGCCCGGCCGGAATCATCTTTATCGATTTCAGCCAGTCGGAGAGGGAGCGCCGAACATTCTCCGCGCCCTCGGTGTCGCCGTGGACGGCCAGCCAAATGCCTGGGATAGTCCCAGCCCTTCAGTTCAAGTTCTTTGGCTTCCTTCGCCTCTTTTCCATGCGTCGAGCTTGGATCGGGGTTGCCGCCATCGGCGCAGACCAACCGGTCCATCATCAGCTTTAGCGGCGACGATACCTGATACCAATTCACAGGCGTGATAATCATGATGCCGTGCGCTGCCACCCACATGGGATAAATATCGTTCATCCAATCCTGCGTCTGGCCTAGCGAGTGGTTGGGATAGCAGGAGAGCGCGGCCGCAGTCGAGAAGCAGGCCTTACAAGGGTGGATGTTGCGGCCGTATTCCGAGGCTAGCCGCGATAGATCCAGTATTTCGACTTCTGTTTTGTTGGCTTTGAACACTTCGCGAGCGATCTCCGCGAAGCGATAGCTCTTCGACATTTCTCCCGGACATGTGTGCTCGCTGCGTGATGAAGCATTGATGATGAGGACGCGGCGTTTCTTGCTACCTTCGTAGCGGCGCTGTGCCGCGTCTATCGCAGCC is part of the Mesorhizobium loti genome and encodes:
- a CDS encoding CsbD family protein, whose product is MGSTSDKAAGIANQAIGDAKQGLGKAVGNDRLRAEGAAQEAKGKVEKAVGDAKSTIKDATNKAAAAINKHL